From Scytonema millei VB511283:
GTGGTGTTACTGGTGCTGTTGTTGCTCCTCCTTGGCGCGGCAGTTTTGACTTAACCATTGCCGCTTTAATTGCACCAATTAAATCTTTTTGCTCGAATGGTTTGGGGATAAATTCAAAATACTCGAATGGCTCTGGAATTTTCTCGACAACTTCTTCTTTGCGTCCCGACATCACAACTAAAGGAATTTTTTGCAGTTCAGCATTTTGTTGTATTTGCTGATATACCTCCCAGCCGCTGAGCTTAGGTAACAAAAAATCAAGCATAATCAGATTCGGTCGTTCTTGACGAATTAAGTTTAGTCCTTCCAAACCATCTTTTGCTTCTAAAACATCAAAGTTGCCAGGTGGCAACATTTCTTTGACGCGCATCCGAATTACGCGACTGTCATCGATAACTACGATTTTGTTACTTGCCACAACTGACTCCTCGGCAATGAATTTTAAGGGAAATAAGATGGAAAAATACGATTTAAAGGCGAGAATATCTGGTTGTGCAGTCTAGACAGTGAGTGCGGCAGATATTAGTTAACTGTAAATTTAAATTCTCGATCGCCAATATCTCGAACTCGCTCAATTGATATACGTAAGTAAGAGTAACAGTCATCTGGAATACACCAGTAACTTGCTTTTCTAGCTAACCTTGCACAACATAACTACGAACTAAACCTAACGCTGTTCGCGTTTTGTCTCCAAGGGAATTTTTACTGATTGCGCGATCGCCAAATTTTTCTTAAATAGATATAGTTCGGTAAATTTTCGGTCGGCAAATTGTCAATCGAAAGGGTAATTGGTAATTGGTAGTTGGTAATGGGTAAATGGTGGTTGGTGGTTAATAATGGAAGTTGGTCACTGGTCACTTGTCACTGAATATATGACTTTATCTTCTCGTTCTGAGTTCAAGTCGGAAATTGAGGCTTTACCGTCATGGCTGCGCCGACCGATTGGTAAGGCAAGCGAATTATCTACAGTTCAAAAAATTGTGAAGCAGCGACAGATTCACACAATTTGCGAAGAGGGACGCTGCCCGAACCGAGGCGAATGCTACGCCCAAAAAACAGCCACTTTTTTACTGATGGGTCCAACTTGTACTAGGTCTTGTGCTTTTTGTCAAGTGGATAAAGGTCACGCACCCATGCCACTCGACCCAGAAGAACCGCAGAAAGTCGCAGAGGCTGTGCAGTCACTAGGATTGCACTATGTCGTCTTGACTTCTGTAGCGCGGGACGATTTAGCTGACCAAGGAGCGAGTTGGTTTGTTGCTACCATGACAGCAATTCGCGATCGCAATCCTCAAACGCAAATTGAAGTATTGACTGCTGATTTTTGGGGTGGTGCGGGCGCGGGAGACGTAGGACAAAGGGAAAGAATTGCTACAGTTGTAGGGGCAAAACCAGCTTGTTACAACCACAACATTGAGACTGTCAAAAGGCTACAAGGACGAGTCAGAAGAGGAGCTAAGTACGATCGCTCGTTGCAAGTCCTGCAAACAGTCAAAGAAATCGATCCGATTATTCCGACAAAATCCGGGTTAATGTTGGGGCATGGAGAGACAGC
This genomic window contains:
- the lipA gene encoding lipoyl synthase — translated: MTLSSRSEFKSEIEALPSWLRRPIGKASELSTVQKIVKQRQIHTICEEGRCPNRGECYAQKTATFLLMGPTCTRSCAFCQVDKGHAPMPLDPEEPQKVAEAVQSLGLHYVVLTSVARDDLADQGASWFVATMTAIRDRNPQTQIEVLTADFWGGAGAGDVGQRERIATVVGAKPACYNHNIETVKRLQGRVRRGAKYDRSLQVLQTVKEIDPIIPTKSGLMLGHGETAEEVIETMADLRAIGCDRLTVGQYMRPSLEHLPVQKYWTPEEFEQLGAIARDLGFSHVRSAPLVRSSYHAGQ
- a CDS encoding response regulator, with the protein product MASNKIVVIDDSRVIRMRVKEMLPPGNFDVLEAKDGLEGLNLIRQERPNLIMLDFLLPKLSGWEVYQQIQQNAELQKIPLVVMSGRKEEVVEKIPEPFEYFEFIPKPFEQKDLIGAIKAAMVKSKLPRQGGATTAPVTPQAAAMATGASTTSSDLQALNGKIAAMQADIERLKQQMAQVMAVLARK